In the genome of Raphanus sativus cultivar WK10039 chromosome 4, ASM80110v3, whole genome shotgun sequence, one region contains:
- the LOC108828914 gene encoding uncharacterized protein LOC108828914 — MSSSSHYHYHKNDNNDEFESNFDDFIETSDIIPEPKERKKRIFIERNREEGHNNLWNDYFSETPTYPHNIFRRRFRMNQRLFLRIVHSLSQEFEFFQQTQDAAGRSSLSPLQKCTAAIRQMVYGVGADIVDEYVRLAETTARNWLFQFTAGIIHLFGNQYLRHPTPEDLEKLLYVGEQRDFPGMIGSIDCMHWEWKNCPTAWKGMYSRGHDKPTIVLEAVASQDLWIWHAFFGAPETLPKSISMSTEGNTVWLTFLPMIFIRNGLLLLNLSDSHKVKNNLYLLPSKNPCERMLSVPS; from the exons atGTCATCTTCTTCACATTATCATTACCACAAAAATGATAATAATGATGAATTTGAATCtaattttgatgattttatagAAACCTCTGATATTATTCCTGAACCGAAAGAGCGAAAAAAACGTATATTTATTGAGAGAAACCGAGAAGAAGGTCACAATAATCTTTGGAATGATTATTTTAGCGAGACTCCCACTTACCCGCACAACATATTCCGGAGGCGGTTTCGAATGAACCAGAGATTGTTCTTGCGAATAGTTCATAGTCTCTCCCAAGAATTTGAGTTCTTTCAACAAACACAAGATGCTGCCGGACGGTCTAGCCTATCTCCCCTTCAAAAATGTACCGCAGCTATTCGTCAAATGGTGTATGGTGTTGGGGCTGACATCGTTGACGAATATGTCCGACTAGCTGAAACAACTGCAAGAAATTGGTTGTTCCAATTTACCGCCGGAATTATCCACTTGTTTGGCAATCAATACCTAAGACATCCAACGCCCGAGGATCTGGAAAAATTACTATATGTTGGAGAACAACGTGATTTTCCAGGTATGATTGgaagcatcgactgtatgcattgggagtggaagaatTGTCCGACCGCTTGGAAAGGAATGTATTCACGAGGACACGATAAACCAACAATTGTGTTGGAGGCGGTAGCTTCTCAAGACCTCTGGATATGGCACGCGTTTTTTGGAGCTCCAG AGACGCTCCCGAAGTCAATTTCCATGTCAACGGAAGGGAATACGGTTTGGCTTACTTTCTTGCCGATGATATTTATCCGAAATGGGCTTCTTTTATTAAATCTATCCGATTCCCACAAGGTCAAAAACAATCTTTATTTGCTACCAAGCAAGAATCCGTGCGAAAGGATGTTGAGCGTGCCTTCGTAG
- the LOC108828897 gene encoding glutathione S-transferase T3-like, producing MDPRIPYSQSSGYMGLLHSQHDSVREENSPYESFHSLSSEVPQFSSQQWEAPAPTPPTDTPVGRGKRHTWTPGDDELLISAWLNTSKDPITANYQKSGTFWKRVGDYLFAALKERYGVDCGEHLHYKQRWHKISDQTNKFCGAYAATERRHSSGQNENDVLKEAHDIYYRDNNSKFTLEHAWCVLRYEQKWANLNPKPCGSSKRKTVETGGSQTVDEHETRPIGVKAAKAKRGKAQGKSVEDYQRIWEVRKEDLAGKELLSKIAILDSLLTKKEPLTEAEEAAKDKLLAECYVMNVSVFMGQYSYSQPSQSETFGGDGADSGYSEIEALIRQDQAELSYANGEEFVYPPQPEVEFVYPPQP from the exons ATGGATCCAAGGATTCCATATAGCCAGTCTTCTGGTTATATGGGCCTTCTTCACAGTCAACACGACTCTGTTCGTGAAGAAAACTCTCCTTATGAGAGTTTTCATTCTCTATCTTCTGAAGTCCCTCAGTTCAGTTCACAACAATGGGAGGCTCCAGCTCCAACTCCACCTACAGACACACCCGTGGGACGTGGGAAGAGACATACGTGGACTCCAGGCGATGACGAGCTGCTGATCAGTGCTTGGTTAAACACTTCTAAGGATCCTATTACCGCCAATTACCAAAAGTCTGGGACATTCTGGAAACGAGTTGGAGATTATCTCTTCGCAGCTTTGAAAGAAAGATATGGTGTTGATTGTGGGGAGCATCTCCATTACAAGCAAAGGTGGCACAAAATCAGTGACCAAACTAACAAGTTTTGTGGTGCATATGCTGCTACAGAGAGACGTCATAGTAGTGGTCAGAATGAGAATGATGTTCTCAAGGAGGCCCATGACATATACTACCGTGATAACAACTCGAAGTTTACACTTGAGCATGCTTGGTGTGTGTTGAGGTATGAACAGAAATGGGCTAACCTCAACCCCAAACCTTGTGGAAGTTCAAAGAGGAAAACCGTTGAAACAGGAGGTTCCCAAACCGTTGATGAACATGAGACCCGGCCTATAGGTGTGAAGGCTGCAAAAGCTAAGCGGGGTAAGGCTCAAGGGAAGTCTGTTGAAGACTATCAGAGGATTTGGGAAGTGAGGAAAGAGGATTTGGCGGGGAAAGAGTTACTGTCAAAGATTGCCATTCTAGATAGTCTCCTTACCAAAAAGGAACCACTCACCGAGGCTGAAGAAGCTGCGAAGGACAAGCTCCTTGCCGAGT GTTATGTTATGAAT GTTTCAGTTTTCATGGGTCAGTACAGCTATAGCCAGCCTTCCCAATCTGAGACGTTTGGAGGGGATGGTGCGGACAGTGGATACAGCGAAATTGAAGCTCTCATTCGTCAAGACCAAGCTGAGTTGAGCTACGCGAACGGTGAGGAGTTTGTGTACCCTCCGCAACCTGAGGTGGAGTTTGTGTACCCTCCGCAACCTTAG
- the LOC108828882 gene encoding uncharacterized protein LOC108828882, whose protein sequence is MYVTRTLSQFRKYQKTLSEESPEGPFSGVLVITDEEAETDDTFCFGMCKRTKIEKLPFPQDKILSVVHTDSSGNRDTSVKKVLFIPALDQPLSSNRYYVVHARGRHKGKVCVCSKEIEKGLCCFPDILHEKKPKPLDPRNIYQTVKINRHHDHTFFAKSVAPDGTPPSFLKKKGWELRASRSLHPRRPREALGLDDELRARLPEFEFSVSTIRSGSVIVGEWYCPFMFVKENCSVSHQMKKSMFYRMTLSQYWERIYDCSNNNLDETNNENNDEDEGVVRVEANVVREVNYVKGVEAVKGEKEGHGGYHWYRPVEGLRGPGERRRKTGSGSAVGLSFVVVERMRRVMEEGGWVEGGRKVVRVERDEEISVSRREFRDMNGDNNREWRRFGCYVLVESFGLRRADGVLLVKCLFRHTQRLRSKWE, encoded by the exons ATGTACGTGACGAGGACACTGTCGCAGTTCAGAAAATACCAGAAGACACTATCGGAGGAGTCACCGGAGGGTCCATTCTCCGGTGTTCTAGTTATCACAGACGAAGAAGCAGAAACAGATGATACGTTCTGTTTCGGGATGTGTAAGAGGACAAAAATCGAGAAGCTTCCGTTCCCTCAAGACAAGATCTTATCAGTTGTTCACACAGACAGTTCCGGAAACAGAGATACTTCGGTTAAGAAGGTCTTGTTCATACCAGCTCTGGATCAACCATTGTCTTCGAATCGGTATTACGTTGTTCACGCTAGAGGCAGACACAAAGG GAAAGTTTGCGTGTGTTCTAAGGAGATAGAGAAAGGTCTATGTTGTTTTCCAGATATCTTGCATGAAAAGAAACCTAAACCTCTGGATCCAAGAAACATTTATCAGACAGTGAAAATCAACCGGCATCACGACCATACTTTCTTTGCGAAATCTGTTGCTCCAGACGGTACACCACCTTCATTTCTCAAGAAGAAAGGATGGGAGCTACGAGCCTCTAGGAGCCTGCATCCGAGGAGACCTAGAGAAGCTCTAGGCCTAGACGATGAGCTAAGAGCCCGTCTCCCTGAATTCGAATTCTCAGTCTCAACAATTCGGTCTGGGAGTGTGATAGTAGGAGAATGGTATTGCCCATTTATGTTTGTAAAGGAAAATTGTAGTGTAAGTCATCAGATGAAGAAGTCGATGTTTTATAGGATGACACTATCTCAATACTGGGAACGGATCTACGATTGCAGTAACAATAACTTGGATGAAACCAACAACGAAAAcaatgatgaagatgaaggagTTGTGAGGGTAGAAGCGAATGTGGTGAGAGAGGTGAACTATGTGAAGGGTGTGGAGGCGGTTAAGGGAGAGAAAGAAGGGCATGGAGGGTATCATTGGTATAGACCGGTTGAAGGTTTGCGGGGACCGGGAGAGAGGAGAAGGAAGACAGGTTCCGGGTCTGCGGTGGGACTGAGTTTCGTGGTGGTGGAAAGAATGAGAAGGGTAATGGAGGAAGGAGGATGGGTGGAAGGAGGGCGGAAAGTGGTAAGAGTGGAGAGAGATGAAGAAATTAGTGTTTCTAGAAGAGAGTTTAGAGATATGAATGGTGATAATAATAGAGAATGGAGGAGATTTGGGTGCTATGTGTTGGTAGAGAGCTTTGGGTTGAGAAGGGCAGATGGAGTTTTGTTGGTTAAATGTTTATTTAGACATACTCAAAGACTGAGATCTAAGTGGGAGTGA
- the LOC108828895 gene encoding uncharacterized protein LOC108828895: MQPVRRSSRLNRAPTAPGSSSQPSPAFSQPSPASSSWKRAHRRSTRAASPEPLSPEIESLSDTDSDNDDTPLDETEIRVNQAKEQRFEESRSMYRTKSQLYLELMAPHTTPLDQRFFTSAAAERFHSIRRRKFITQHRISLTDVNMQDVRNIVRGAGLLHTLTDVDAYQPTMVKEFIANLQDAEERDVGVAVYCRGYMIDFSSSLINDIYCVPGFEDDPNWLGENFDEVCGFLTDGRINRWENMSSKFFTRTNQVLYKLVCTNWMPTMNYTNMNQDRLKFVYMLHHNEDGFNFGKLVYDQIMVMGARTKSKRAWRIMFPTLIQQVINYQQRFPVDESTGFPKLVVKDIKAGRGNGADARPPNLEEDLSRTIADLKAIRIRLRSKNISAL; the protein is encoded by the coding sequence ATGCAACCGGTTCGGAGAAGCTCGCGTCTGAATCGCGCTCCGACGGCACCTGGCAGCTCGTCCCAGCCCTCACCGGCGTTCTCTCAGCCATCTCCTGCTTCGTCCTCGTGGAAGCGAGCACATCGCCGTTCGACTCGAGCAGCCTCTCCCGAACCTCTCTCGCCTGAAATTGAATCCCTCTCAGATACGGATTCTGACAATGATGATACTCCTCTTGATGAAACTGAGATTCGTGTCAATCAGGCCAAGGAGCAACGATTTGAGGAAAGTCGGAGCATGTACCGGACCAAATCGCAACTCTATCTTGAGCTCATGGCACCGCACACGACTCCTCTGGATCAGCGATTCTTTACCTCCGCGGCTGCCGAGAGGTTTCACTCGATTCGTCGTCGTAAGTTCATCACTCAACATCGGATCTCCCTCACCGATGTGAACATGCAAGATGTCAGGAACATAGTGCGGGGAGCAGGGCTACTTCACACGCTCACTGATGTAGATGCGTACCAACCCACTATGGTTAAGGAGTTCATTGCGAACCTCCAAGATGCTGAGGAGCGAGATGTTGGTGTTGCTGTGTATTGCAGGGGATACATGATTGACTTCTCTTCAAGTTTGATCAATGATATCTACTGTGTGCCTGGATTTGAGGATGACCCGAATTGGTTGGGTGAGAACTTTGATGAGGTTTGTGGTTTTCTCACTGATGGTCGCATCAATCGATGGGAAAACATGAGCTCCAAGTTCTTTACTCGCACGAATCAGGTGCTCTACAAGTTGGTCTGCACGAACTGGATGCCCACTATGAACTACACCAACATGAACCAAGATCGTCTGAAGTTTGTTTACATGCTTCATCACAACGAAGACGGTTTCAACTTCGGGAAGCTCGTCTATGATCAGATCATGGTTATGGGTGCTAGAACTAAGTCAAAGCGGGCTTGGCGTATCATGTTTCCAACATTGATTCAGCAGGTCATCAACTATCAGCAGCGTTTTCCGGTTGATGAGTCTACTGGGTTTCCGAAGCTTGTGGTCAAAGACATTAAGGCTGGTCGTGGGAATGGTGCCGATGCTAGACCTCCGAATCTTGAAGAAGATCTGAGTCGTACTATTGCAGATCTCAAAGCTATTCGTATCCGTCTGAGGAGTAAGAATATCAGTGCTCTTTGA
- the LOC108828896 gene encoding uncharacterized protein LOC108828896 — MKELITLHKPIILDGGNFGHWKARMHHIIRGIDEDAWTAVEDGWSAPTVLMEDNSLGPKQKDKWTDSEKAASKFNSKALTAIFSAVDLDQFKIIQGCESAKEAWDTLINHFEGNTSVRRTRIDHLASRFENLRMGDDEPIDGFISKLSELASESSVMGKKYEEKDLVKKLLRCLPPRFEAYKAVLNIVVDTDEMKFDQLSGILKVHDLEKTDRLTDTQKSIAFAAESKEEDRVAKIEENLGLMARNFNKFVKRMEKGGSRSSGRFQKNDSDRGSRQDASRDSKKKELQCHECEGYGHFRNECPLTKRKELKCIECKGYGHTRSECPNNLKKEKSLMSFSDTDSDSGSDKEELHLNFMALIGQDVDLTSTTEASAVDREDEDELNHDLETEYKTLFNQFAELSHENLQLLKDKAMLKAQVNILELEKPGNQTSPLSPLKESDQELLSVKRAMAEQERVQKLFEMKVGQLSELFEKEMDKSKLLESQLAENHKQIRMLSVGTSTLDHLLTIGQCPSTNRGLGFQGSTSKTSSEKPIFVKEAANEIKVTKQEKGKAVVSNAVVERKIHNPRRRNGCHFCGKLGHHVRYCYFCQNQYQRAWRMNLCYLEPTIYGGVWIAKRDLYPNYKEKVPVVSHNQISESYLQEEITLSCNFSSTLHEKEFLSNVAYTSADADAPEELPWYFDSGCSKHMTGKLEYLEKLELIKGGKVTFGDGAQAKIRGVGITDRADLP, encoded by the coding sequence ATGAAGGAACTAATCACGCTGCATAAGCCTATCATTCTGGATGGAGGGAATTTCGGACATTGGAAGGCTAGGATGCATCACATAATCAGGGGTATTGATGAAGATGCTTGGACTGCAGTTGAAGATGGGTGGTCTGCTCCTACTGTGCTGATGGAGGACAACTCGTTAGGTCCTAAACAGAAAGATAAGTGGACTGACTCTGAAAAGGCTGCGTCAAAGTTTAACTCAAAGGCGCTCACTGCCATATTTTCTGCAGTTGATCTCGATCAATTCAAGATCATTCAAGGGTGTGAATCAGCAAAAGAAGCATGGGACACCTTGATAAATCACTTTGAAGGTAACACCAGTGTTCGAAGGACCAGAATTGATCACCTTGCCTCCAGGTTCGAGAATCTACGAATGGGAGATGATGAACCAATTGATGGTTTCATATCCAAACTCAGTGAACTGGCTAGTGAATCCTCTGTTATGGGAAAAAAGTACGAAGAGAAAGATCTTGTGAAGAAGTTACTAAGATGCTTACCACCTCGATTTGAAGCCTACAAAGCAGTGCTAAACATCGTTGTAGACACTGACGAGATGAAGTTTGATCAACTCTCAGGGATTCTGAAGGTACATGACCTCGAGAAAACTGACAGACTCACTGATACACAGAAGAGTATTGCGTTTGCTGCTGAATCAAAGGAGGAGGACAGGGTTGCTAAGATTGAAGAGAATCTTGGTTTAATGGCACGTAACTTTAACAAGTTTGTCAAGAGAATGGAGAAAGGAGGAAGTAGATCAAGCGGTCGTTTCCAGAAGAATGATTCAGATCGTGGTTCCAGACAAGATGCATCTAGAGACTCCAAGAAAAAGGAGTTACAGTGTCATGAATGTGAGGGGTATGGACACTTTCGCAACGAGTGCCCTCTCACCAAGCGTAAGGAGCTGAAGTGTATTGAGTGCAAAGGCTATGGTCACACTCGTAGTGAGTGCCCTAACAACCTAAAGAAGGAGAAATCCTTGATGAGTTTTAGTGACACAGATTCAGACAGTGGAAGTGATAAAGAAGAGCTTCACTTAAACTTCATGGCTCTGATTGGGCAAGATGTGGATTTGACTAGCACGACAGAAGCCAGTGCAGTAGATAGAGAAGATGAGGATGAGCTAAATCACGACCTTGAAACAGAGTATAAGACATTGTTTAATCAGTTTGCTGAACTGAGTCATGAGAATCTACAACTGCTGAAAGATAAAGCAATGCTGAAAGCTCAAGTCAATATCCTGGAGTTGGAAAAGCCAGGAAACCAAACCTCACCTCTCTCACCGCTGAAGGAATCTGATCAAGAGCTACTATCGGTCAAACGAGCCATGGCTGAACAAGAACGAGTTCAGAAACTGTTCGAGATGAAAGTAGGTCAACTGAGTGAGCTATTTGAAAAGGAGATGGACAAAAGCAAGTTACTTGAAAGTCAACTAGCTGAGAATCATAAGCAGATCAGAATGCTCTCCGTGGGAACATCAACTCTGGATCATCTCCTAACCATTGGACAGTGTCCTAGTACTAACCGAGGACTGGGATTTCAAGGATCTACCTCCAAGACTTCCTCTGAGAAACCAATCTTTGTGAAGGAAGCAGCTAACGAAATCAAAGTAACTAAGCAAGAGAAAGGCAAAGCTGTCGTCAGTAATGCTGTGGTCGAACGTAAAATACACAATCCAAGGAGAAGGAATGGGTGTCACTTCTGTGGAAAACTTGGTCATCACGTCAGATATTGCTACTTTTGTCAGAATCAGTATCAACGTGCTTGGAGAATGAATCTGTGCTATTTGGAACCGACTATATATGGTGGAGTATGGATTGCTAAACGAGACTTGTACCCAAATTACAAGGAAAAAGTGCCGGTTGTGTCACACAATCAAATCAGTGAGTCATATCTTCAGGAGGAAATCACATTGTCCTGTAATTTCTCAAGTACTCTTCATGAGAAAGAGTTTCTAAGCAACGTAGCCTATACGAGTGCTGACGCTGATGCTCCAGAAGAGTTACCATGGTACTTTGACAGTGGATGTTCAAAACATATGACTGGAAAGCTTGAATATCTTGAGAAGCTCGAGCTTATTAAAGGCGGAAAAGTGACTTTTGGAGATGGTGCTCAAGCTAAAATTCGTGGTGTAGGGATAACAGACAGAGCTGATCTCCCATGA